The following proteins are encoded in a genomic region of Nycticebus coucang isolate mNycCou1 chromosome 17, mNycCou1.pri, whole genome shotgun sequence:
- the MGAT1 gene encoding alpha-1,3-mannosyl-glycoprotein 2-beta-N-acetylglucosaminyltransferase — protein sequence MLKKQSAGLVLWGAILFVAWNALLLLFFWTRPAPGRPPSDSALDDDPASLTREVIRLAEDAEVELERQRWLLQQIREHHAVWSQRWRVPTVAPPAHPRVPVTSLPSVIPILVIACDRSTVRRCLDKLLQYRPSAEHFPIIVSQDCGHQETAQVIASYGSAVTHIQQPDLSNIAVPPDHRKFQGYYKIARHYRWALGQIFHKFKFPAAVVVEDDLEVAPDFFEYFQATFPLLRADPSLWCVSAWNDNGKEQMVDLSKPELLYRTDFFPGLGWLLLAELWAELEPKWPKAFWDDWMRRPEQRKGRACIRPEISRTMTFGRKGVSHGQFFDQHLKFIKLNQKFVQFTQLDLSYLWREAYDRDFLARVYGAPQLQVEKVRANDRKELGEVRVQYTGRDSFKAFAKALGVMDDLKSGVPRAGYRGIVTFQFRGRRVHLAPPQTWDGYDPSWN from the coding sequence ATGCTGAAGAAGCAGTCTGCAGGGCTTGTGCTGTGGGGCGCTATCCTCTTTGTGGCCTGGAATGCCCTGCTGCTCCTTTTCTTCTGGACACGCCCAGCACCTGGCAGGCCACCCTCGGACAGTGCTCTTGATGATGACCCTGCCAGCCTCACCCGAGAGGTAATTCGCCTGGCTGAAGATGCTGAGGTGGAGCTGGAGCGCCAACGGTGGCTGTTGCAGCAGATCAGGGAGCACCATGCTGTATGGAGTCAGCGCTGGAGGGTGCCCACTGTAGCTCCTCCCGCCCACCCACGTGTGCCTGTGACCTCACTGCCGTCAGTTATCCCTATCCTGGTCATCGCCTGTGACCGCAGCACTGTCCGGCGCTGCCTGGACAAGCTGTTGCAATATCGGCCCTCAGCTGAGCACTTCCCCATCATTGTCAGCCAGGACTGTGGGCACCAGGAGACAGCCCAGGTCATTGCCTCCTATGGCAGCGCGGTCACACACATCCAGCAGCCCGACCTGAGCAACATTGCTGTACCTCCTGACCACCGCAAGTTCCAGGGCTACTATAAGATCGCCCGGCACTACCGCTGGGCACTGGGCCAGATCTTCCACAAGTTCAAGTTCCCAGCAGCTGTGGTGGTGGAGGATGATCTGGAGGTGGCACCGGATTTCTTTGAGTATTTCCAGGCCACTTTCCCACTGCTGAGAGCCGACCCCTCCCTCTGGTGTGTGTCTGCCTGGAATGACAATGGCAAGGAGCAGATGGTGGACTTGAGCAAGCCCGAGCTGCTCTACCGCACAGACTTTTtccctggcctgggctggctgcTGTTGGCTGAGCTCTGGGCTGAGCTGGAGCCCAAGTGGCCCAAGGCCTTCTGGGATGACTGGATGCGTCGGCCAGAGCAGCGCAAAGGGCGGGCCTGTATACGCCCTGAAATCTCAAGAACGATGACCTTTGGCCGCAAGGGTGTGAGCCACGGGCAGTTCTTTGACCAGCACCTCAAGTTCATCAAGCTGAACCAGAAGTTCGTGCAATTCACCCAGCTGGACCTGTCGTACCTGTGGCGAGAGGCCTATGACCGGGATTTCCTTGCCCGAGTCTATGGTGCTCCGCAGTTGCAGGTGGAGAAAGTGAGGGCCAACGATCGCAAGGAGCTCGGGGAGGTGCGGGTGCAGTACACAGGCCGGGACAGCTTCAAGGCTTTCGCCAAGGCTCTGGGTGTCATGGATGACCTCAAGTCGGGGGTCCCCAGGGCTGGCTACCGGGGCATCGTCACCTTCCAGTTCCGGGGTCGCCGTGTCCACCTGGCGCCACCGCAGACCTGGGATGGCTATGATCCCAGCTGGAATTAG